CTATAATAAGTAATGTATTACTTTATGTTTTGCAAGAATTAAACTTGCATAgctgttgcaaaaaaaaaaaagattgcaccaCATTTGTTAACATTTGACAACATATGCAGATAAAAACAGTTATCTAAAAATAACAgatgagtttaaaaaaagaaaagaaaaataattggtTTTCAAATGTGAATGTATACTCAACTGCACGTTGGGTTGGGATTCACTCTTTATAGCAGTGTTTTTAACCTTGgagcctggaatttaaatggggtggcctgaaatgtctagaaaTTGATAaagaaattaattatttaaaatgagtttttttagattgaattgtttttaattatttttcaaattaaaacacgaTCCTAAACATCTGTATTATATACTTTCACTGTGTCAAatttaaatctagttaaaataaaatgcagtataggGAAagagaatataaataaaataaataaaataaataaaataaataaaataaataaaataaataaaatatctgaATTGGCGTaccttgtcattttgtacactAAAATTAATGatagaaacaaaaatgtatcaagtcaccagaaatgtgtgatatccaAATGGGCTcacaatacaaaaaaagcttgggaaccactgctttatagcagcgattctcaactggtgggttgggacccaaaagtgagtCACGGACCTGTAATGGTTGGGTTGctgacagctggtcaaaaataaatcaatactcaatgtttctcatgttggagttgtcttttattctgaaagaaacttttcgtttgacaggcatgctgtaaaatgcatgttgcacaggacaacatgtagatttatgtttttaaaaagattatatatgtgcatgtgtgtgttttcaatagctattttttgaaaaacttaatttagttggttgaattctaaaaaaaataaaaacggaTGAATGTCCGTCTGCTGTCCTTGGTCCTGAGGGGTTATTTCTGCTGTTCTTCTGTTGTCCTGCAGGGGGCGGTGCAGCGACTGTTGTTCACATTAACCCTGAAAACGGAAGTGAAACAACAGCTGCGGTCAAAGGAAAAACATGGCGGCTTCCATCGGAGCTTCATCCCGTGTGTGGGTTCTTTTGGGACGGTCTGTGTCCGCTCTGCACCGACAGCCTGTCGGTCTGTCAGCGACGAGAAGCTTCGTGTCCACCTCCACCATTAACAGTGAGTCAGTGACGGCTGTGAGTTTCCCTTTATAACAAACCATGATGTTAGCATTCACTGCATCAGcacaacaacaaataacacaaaCTAAGAGTGAAGGAAAGGGCCAGGGTTTATATTTAGACACTTCTACACATGTTGGTGTGCTTTTTATGGAACCCCGTTTCCgcccttaaaaaataaataaaaaatcattatggcaagtcataattatgggtTAGTGAAGTcttaataatgagaaagaaagtttaataattatgagaaaattattGTTTATGCAAATTTGCATAGAAACATATAAAAATGTGTCAGTTGACTGCTGCAAATGCTCactttgtatctcataattataactttactaactcatgtgagtttctattttttaattcaattcaactttatttgtatagcgtaaattacaacaaagtaatttactatttatttttttagtggcgAAAACAGGCTTTCATAGGTTTTTCCTATGAAAGTGTTTCCTATGAAAGCTACGCAGCATGTTTTACCAGTGTAATAtaagtgtgaaataaataaaaacactaaaacaaaaTAGATTTTGAGATTTAGTAggaagaaaagaatgaaaactTCCATGAACAGATTTTATCACCAAATTTAGAAGGTATAAAACCATTTACTAtagataaaaaaatgttttccatgtttctaaatgtgaataaacaggccattttatggcaattacactCGCCAGCAGAATCGATTAATTTGCAGGCTTTCTACGAAGGATGGAATGAGATTATTGTAATCTTTGTAGATTGTCAGTAAATCGCAACatgttagctttcagaaacagtTTGAATTTTTACAATAGAGCGAGTTTTAACAAAGGTGGTgttaaagggtaaaaaaaattaagtgtttcAAATCTTTTTTCCAGCAGTTTTCACAGTcatttgttaaatataaatcagagCAGATTTACAAcagcatttctgtttttttttttttaaacagatttgCAGTTCAGACTTGATGAGCGAACAGCTCACAGCAGTCTGGATCTCTTCAAGAAAGACACGGGCGTCATCTACCGTATGCTAGGCCTGGATCCCAGCCACGTGCCCAACAACCCTGAGCGCTTCAGAGACTGGGCCGTGGTTTTTGGCGACGAGGAGATCAGCGGTGGGCGCCACTACTGGGAGGTGACGGTGAAGAAGTCGTGGGAGTTCCGCGTCGGGGTCGCCGAGGCGCTGATGTCCAGAGACGACTGCGTGGGCACCAACGGTTCCTCCTGGGTGTTTGGCTACGCTCAGCGCAAATGGTTCGCCATGACCAACAATAAAATGGTTCCCGTGACGTTGGTGGGAAAGCCGGACCGTGTGGGAATCCTGCTGGACTTTGAAGCGGGCGTCCTGGGGCTGGTGGACGCCGAAAAGCCCAGGATTATTCACACCATGAAAGCTCGGTTCAAGACTCCGCTGTGCCCTGCGTTTGGACTGTGGAACGGGGAGCTGCTTACACATTCTGGTCTGGAGGAGCCCCAACGCCTGAAGTGACCCACTGGAACCCAAAATGATGCATTAGCATCAAAATCAGACTTTGAATTTCAAAACAATCACATTTCTACCATGTTTTTACATATTACGGAcacttgtgtttaaaaaaaaattcaatataaaacaaatcagcattaaaaaaattcacCTGTCAAAAAAGTTCAGtgtagatatatattttttaataaatcctgttcATGAGCGGGTATTTCAAGTGTCTGGTAAGTGAACGTGAAGTAAACAATGTTACCGAAGCTCCATCGCTCCTGTTGGCCGACATCGTTACTTTCTCTTCCCGCGTCAGTGTCACATGACCAATGGAGCGTAACTTGATTGGCTGGACGTTGGGTAGTTGAGGAGGGGATCTATTGTTTTTCCTTGGTTGTTCTCTTGAACTACACTCGAAGTTTGTGACACTGAATTTTTTGACACTGAGAATTATTTTATGTtgagttcttttttttatattgaatttttacaaaaaaaaaagtcccagGAATAAAAAAGCATGTTAGAAATTTGATGGTTTTGAAATTCAAAATCTGATTTTGATGCTAAAAATATTCAGCTGTAAAAATAGGAATTCAAACTCTAATGGCACAGATTTACTTCTATACAGCAGCAGATTTTTGGTGCTTTGACAACTCGGTTCTCAGCAGGGATTTTTGATACCAGGACAACAAATGGGAGACATTGAAAGTTAAATTACAGGTGTTCCAGTTAAGCTTCACATCTGTTAATACTGCAAATACTTTATCAAACCTCTGTTGACATTTGAAGAGTTCTATTGCGAAAGTAGATAACTTAGTTTTTTGTACattctcagaattttttttttttaaataattttaggTGCTATGAGTCAAACTTAAGTCCTCTCATTGGTCAAAACCACCCAATTTTAATTTGACGCATataatttgaattaaataatgaaaaaactcATAATGGAGTTATCTGCTTTTTGGCAATAGAACTCTTCATATACAGTTATTCTAAATGTACTCCATGTTTGACCTTTTCAACTGGTGTTAGTGCATGTGTTCAGTGCTTTGATGTTTTACATATGAAATGTTTGATGCCATAATCGATCAATCAACTGTAAAGCCTTAATCAAGATCTCTTTTCTTAATTCGTCTtgaatgtgtttattaaaataacaaatgaagcCACGTTGACCGTTATTTACAGCAGGTTTTTATGGTAACCAAAGCTTAGAACAAAACATTTCATCAAATTTCATatgattatacagtatatttttacAGTAGCTTAATTAGAAATGCTAAATACTGTGTAACAATCATTTCAATTAGCTGCATATGAAATATAGCAGACATGgtttaaacatgaaaaataaaataagatttcaCCCCACAGGTTCTGACAGACGTATACAAACGTTCAATGCATTGCAGGAATGACAACAACTCGCTCTCATAGTGTG
This portion of the Gouania willdenowi chromosome 7, fGouWil2.1, whole genome shotgun sequence genome encodes:
- the spryd4 gene encoding SPRY domain-containing protein 4, with translation MAASIGASSRVWVLLGRSVSALHRQPVGLSATRSFVSTSTINNLQFRLDERTAHSSLDLFKKDTGVIYRMLGLDPSHVPNNPERFRDWAVVFGDEEISGGRHYWEVTVKKSWEFRVGVAEALMSRDDCVGTNGSSWVFGYAQRKWFAMTNNKMVPVTLVGKPDRVGILLDFEAGVLGLVDAEKPRIIHTMKARFKTPLCPAFGLWNGELLTHSGLEEPQRLK